From Halodesulfovibrio aestuarii DSM 17919 = ATCC 29578, the proteins below share one genomic window:
- a CDS encoding ATP-binding protein, which translates to MKETILRKKKIVRSQFVTSLWLLAGGIIILGMVISFMTIRGIEQENRQLETFYEEKGASIIKALEAGTRTDFRLNMKALRLQTMLEEMASQSGILFLMATDANGNIIAHSNPNVVGTRAFSMQQLAKLHPRRHVSWRIMEQGREKAFVVYREFRPFALMSGKPHGMPRSVCKMENHKGMQARECSKEEHMFRRKLFPQHGPVPVIYIGLDEEAFATAQRVNREHAMVNAVFILLIGLAGFFALTWAQKARQSRRRMQSSEALANEVMYNLPDGLLVTDDEGRIAMLNDVALEQLNLTDGDVVGKLPSDVLPECVARLVELTGGEVLSEIEVECLGEHGEIIPIGVSGSAVALDDGTAIGYVYLLRDLREVRRLEAEVRRKEKLAAVGSLAAGVAHEIRNPLSSIKGYATYFGSRFEEGSEDREAANIMVHEVERLNRVITDLISLSRPSDLRRTETDLNVLLKHCFGLIKQDAATHNVVLNVVNDDTLPHLFVDPDRFSQAVLNICLNSFEAMPEGGTLTVNLSHTEKLVTLAISDTGKGISKEDAVRIFEPYYTTKSQGTGLGLSIVLKIIEAHGGTIHVEPQEGAGAQFVIEIPVSPVGENA; encoded by the coding sequence ATGAAAGAGACCATTCTTCGTAAGAAAAAAATAGTGCGATCTCAATTTGTTACTTCGTTATGGTTACTCGCCGGTGGGATTATTATCCTCGGCATGGTTATCAGCTTTATGACAATACGGGGTATTGAGCAGGAGAATCGACAGCTGGAAACATTTTATGAAGAGAAAGGCGCCTCTATCATAAAGGCTCTGGAAGCAGGAACCCGAACAGATTTTCGCCTTAATATGAAAGCTCTTAGGCTTCAGACCATGTTAGAGGAAATGGCAAGCCAGTCTGGTATTTTGTTTCTTATGGCAACTGACGCTAATGGTAATATTATCGCCCACAGTAATCCCAACGTAGTTGGCACCCGTGCATTCAGTATGCAGCAATTAGCAAAGCTGCACCCTCGGAGACACGTTTCGTGGCGCATTATGGAGCAGGGCAGAGAGAAGGCATTTGTTGTTTACAGAGAATTTCGTCCTTTTGCTCTAATGTCAGGCAAGCCTCACGGAATGCCTCGTTCCGTCTGCAAGATGGAAAACCATAAGGGGATGCAGGCTCGAGAGTGTTCAAAAGAAGAACATATGTTCAGGCGTAAACTTTTTCCACAACACGGCCCTGTACCAGTTATTTATATTGGGCTGGATGAGGAGGCCTTTGCCACTGCACAGAGAGTGAATAGAGAGCACGCGATGGTGAATGCTGTGTTTATTCTGCTTATTGGTCTTGCAGGTTTTTTTGCACTGACATGGGCACAGAAAGCACGTCAGTCACGCAGACGTATGCAGAGCTCTGAAGCTCTAGCCAATGAAGTTATGTATAATCTTCCCGATGGCTTGCTGGTGACGGATGATGAAGGCCGTATCGCTATGTTGAACGATGTTGCTCTGGAGCAGTTGAATCTTACAGATGGTGATGTGGTGGGGAAACTCCCTTCAGACGTGTTGCCGGAATGCGTAGCGCGTCTTGTAGAGCTTACCGGTGGTGAAGTTCTTTCTGAAATCGAAGTTGAGTGTCTCGGTGAGCACGGTGAAATTATCCCGATTGGCGTGAGTGGTTCTGCTGTCGCTCTGGATGACGGTACCGCTATCGGGTATGTCTATCTGCTGCGTGATCTTCGTGAAGTGCGCAGACTTGAGGCAGAAGTTCGCCGCAAGGAAAAGCTGGCTGCTGTCGGTTCGCTTGCAGCTGGTGTTGCCCATGAAATCCGCAATCCCTTAAGTTCAATTAAAGGGTATGCAACGTATTTTGGCAGTCGCTTTGAAGAAGGCTCTGAGGACAGGGAAGCTGCTAATATTATGGTGCATGAAGTTGAGCGCCTTAATCGTGTAATTACGGATCTCATCAGTCTTTCCAGACCGTCTGATCTACGTCGTACAGAGACTGACCTAAATGTATTGCTTAAGCATTGTTTCGGGTTAATCAAACAAGATGCTGCAACACATAATGTTGTTTTGAATGTTGTAAATGATGACACTCTTCCACATCTGTTTGTTGATCCGGACAGATTCTCTCAGGCTGTTTTGAATATTTGTTTAAACAGTTTTGAAGCCATGCCGGAAGGCGGTACTCTTACCGTGAACCTTTCCCATACTGAAAAATTAGTTACACTGGCTATTTCCGATACCGGTAAAGGCATTAGTAAAGAGGATGCTGTTCGTATCTTTGAACCATATTATACAACTAAAAGTCAGGGTACAGGACTAGGTCTTTCCATTGTGCTTAAAATTATTGAAGCACACGGCGGCACAATTCACGTGGAACCACAGGAAGGTGCCGGAGCTCAGTTTGTTATTGAAATTCCAGTGTCACCGGTAGGAGAAAACGCCTAA
- a CDS encoding Spy/CpxP family protein refolding chaperone yields the protein MQFKTLKLLVATACVMAVATVALAASPNWTDLSEAQQQKYITLHDDFIKNTTPLRDAIWAKQVELNALMNNENVDANKVASVVTEMNKLRAEMRAQRTAFAAIVKKEVGVDPIANPHRGYGMGYNCPRYKNNMGGQGMMRGQGMRGQGMMRGQGMRGQGMMRGQCGYNGNMPMPAPAQQ from the coding sequence ATGCAGTTTAAAACATTAAAACTATTAGTTGCGACAGCATGTGTCATGGCAGTGGCCACCGTAGCTTTAGCCGCAAGTCCGAACTGGACAGACCTTAGCGAAGCTCAGCAGCAGAAGTACATAACTCTGCACGATGATTTTATTAAGAATACGACTCCACTTCGTGATGCTATATGGGCAAAACAAGTAGAACTTAACGCCCTTATGAACAATGAAAATGTTGATGCAAACAAAGTTGCAAGCGTAGTTACTGAAATGAACAAACTCCGTGCAGAGATGCGTGCTCAACGCACCGCTTTTGCAGCAATTGTAAAAAAAGAAGTTGGTGTTGACCCAATTGCTAACCCGCACCGTGGATATGGTATGGGTTACAACTGTCCGAGATACAAAAACAACATGGGTGGACAGGGGATGATGCGCGGTCAGGGCATGCGTGGACAAGGTATGATGCGTGGTCAGGGTATGCGTGGACAGGGCATGATGCGTGGTCAATGTGGCTACAATGGCAATATGCCAATGCCTGCTCCTGCTCAGCAGTAA
- a CDS encoding DNA polymerase IV — MKRCIMHLDMDAFFASVEQLDHPEWKGKPVIVGGSGDRSVVCAASYEARKFGVHSAMPIVQARKLCPNGIYADISRGRYVEISRKVMSVLYSYSPVIEQASIDEAFIDATGAGHLFGSPLEMAQGMKQKIFDTVGLTCSIGIAPVKFLAKIASDYNKPNGLFAIYEEDVSTFLQELPVRKIPGVGKKFVEKLDELGVSTCGHVLEYSLEFWERRFGKSGIALWERANGIDERAVETSIEAKSESAETTLHKDTLDKVLLKKWLMRHADRVGQNQRKHGLKGRTITLKVKYSDFQSLTRSKTLPDPTNTTDVIYQVAADLLDAIDLVKPVRLIGLGLSNYNNTGLEQLNMLDHMQHRCTGVVRATKKQQQIDEALDAVRNKFGNKVICRGSLFGFTDE; from the coding sequence ATGAAACGCTGCATTATGCACCTTGATATGGACGCTTTTTTTGCTTCTGTTGAGCAACTAGACCACCCGGAATGGAAAGGGAAACCTGTCATTGTAGGTGGTTCTGGAGATCGTAGTGTTGTATGTGCGGCTTCATATGAAGCACGGAAATTTGGTGTGCATTCTGCTATGCCTATTGTTCAGGCACGTAAGCTGTGTCCGAACGGGATATATGCAGATATCTCGCGGGGGCGGTATGTGGAAATTTCCCGTAAAGTAATGTCCGTGCTCTATTCATATTCCCCGGTTATTGAACAAGCTTCAATTGATGAAGCTTTTATTGATGCAACAGGAGCCGGTCATCTTTTCGGCTCTCCTCTTGAAATGGCGCAGGGGATGAAGCAGAAAATTTTTGATACCGTTGGCCTGACATGCTCAATCGGCATCGCTCCTGTAAAGTTTCTTGCTAAAATTGCCTCTGACTACAACAAGCCTAACGGGCTGTTCGCTATTTACGAAGAAGATGTTTCAACTTTTTTGCAGGAACTTCCTGTGCGTAAAATTCCCGGAGTAGGCAAAAAATTTGTTGAAAAGCTTGATGAACTTGGCGTCAGTACTTGCGGTCATGTTCTGGAATATTCGCTTGAATTTTGGGAACGCCGGTTTGGGAAAAGCGGCATTGCGCTATGGGAACGTGCCAACGGCATTGATGAACGAGCAGTTGAAACTTCTATAGAGGCGAAATCAGAAAGTGCAGAAACTACGTTGCATAAGGATACACTCGATAAGGTGTTGCTCAAAAAATGGCTTATGCGTCATGCAGACCGTGTGGGGCAGAACCAGCGAAAGCATGGACTTAAAGGGCGTACTATTACATTAAAAGTTAAGTACAGTGATTTTCAATCTCTTACCCGAAGTAAGACATTACCTGATCCCACCAACACGACAGATGTTATTTATCAAGTAGCAGCAGATTTGCTGGATGCTATTGACCTTGTAAAACCTGTACGTCTGATCGGCCTTGGACTTTCAAATTACAATAATACCGGTTTAGAGCAGCTTAATATGCTTGATCACATGCAGCATAGGTGCACGGGTGTTGTGCGCGCTACTAAAAAACAGCAGCAGATTGATGAAGCATTGGATGCAGTGCGTAATAAGTTCGGAAACAAAGTCATTTGTCGAGGAAGTCTTTTCGGCTTTACTGACGAATAA
- the kdsB gene encoding 3-deoxy-manno-octulosonate cytidylyltransferase, with the protein MALTASCFGIIPARYDSSRFPGKPLALIEGKPMFWHVYQRACSCPEFDKIVLATDDERIANIARELDVEYVMTRKDHPSGTDRVYEAACLLGAGEDAVIVNIQGDEPALNPIMLTELVTPFLTDGNVQVATLAHHITEEEAASPDKVKIVQAANGDALYFSRARIPFARDGETTNGYLGHIGLYAFRFGVLKQFTKWEQSSLERIERLEQLRLLENNVPIRVVCTEHKTHGVDRPEDIDVILKLLRENA; encoded by the coding sequence ATGGCTCTAACAGCTTCCTGCTTTGGTATTATACCCGCACGGTACGATTCCTCGCGCTTTCCTGGAAAACCGCTTGCGCTTATCGAGGGCAAGCCTATGTTCTGGCATGTATATCAACGTGCCTGTTCATGTCCGGAGTTCGACAAAATCGTATTGGCAACGGACGACGAACGTATTGCAAACATCGCGCGCGAGCTGGATGTCGAATACGTAATGACCCGCAAAGACCACCCCAGCGGGACGGACAGAGTATATGAAGCTGCATGCTTGCTTGGCGCTGGTGAAGACGCTGTTATTGTAAACATCCAAGGCGACGAACCTGCACTTAACCCGATTATGCTCACCGAGTTAGTTACCCCATTCTTAACAGACGGCAATGTACAGGTAGCGACACTCGCGCACCATATTACCGAAGAAGAAGCAGCAAGTCCTGACAAAGTAAAAATTGTTCAGGCTGCAAATGGTGACGCACTCTACTTTTCCCGCGCACGTATCCCATTTGCGCGAGATGGCGAAACAACTAACGGGTATCTTGGGCATATTGGCTTATACGCATTCCGTTTTGGAGTTTTAAAGCAGTTCACAAAGTGGGAGCAGTCCAGCTTAGAGCGTATAGAACGACTTGAGCAACTGCGTCTTTTAGAGAATAATGTTCCTATCAGAGTGGTATGCACGGAGCATAAGACACACGGTGTGGATCGTCCTGAAGATATAGACGTAATTTTAAAACTTTTACGGGAGAACGCCTGA
- the carA gene encoding glutamine-hydrolyzing carbamoyl-phosphate synthase small subunit — MKAILALEDGFVLEGRSFTGPGETGGEVIFNTGMTGYQEILTDPSYAGQMVCMTYPLIGNYGVTEEDIESGGVHAAALIVKECCKVPSNWRSVASLPDYLKHSGVLGIEGIDTRALTSHIRKNGAMRAIISTKELNVEKLVEKAKALPSMEGLNLVKDVAPTDVYRWDGVRPQKIRLVDGVYSWTGKGPKIVVYDFGIKWNILRLLHELGLDLLVVPPSFTAEQVALTGADAVFLSNGPGDPATLKDEIAEITKLCDMMPVGGICLGHQLLGHALGGTTSKLKFGHHGCNHPVKDLTTGRIEISSQNHGFCVELDSDDVEITHINLNDNTVEGIAHKVKSIISVQHHPEACPGPNDSHYFFKRFSDMVKESLNK; from the coding sequence ATGAAAGCCATTTTGGCACTTGAAGACGGCTTTGTACTTGAGGGTCGCTCATTCACCGGACCTGGTGAAACTGGCGGTGAGGTCATCTTCAACACTGGTATGACTGGGTATCAGGAAATTTTGACAGACCCTTCCTACGCTGGACAAATGGTATGTATGACATACCCGCTTATCGGCAACTACGGCGTAACTGAAGAAGATATTGAGTCAGGCGGGGTTCACGCTGCAGCACTTATCGTAAAAGAATGCTGCAAAGTTCCTTCTAACTGGCGTTCGGTAGCGTCTCTGCCGGACTATCTCAAGCATAGTGGTGTACTTGGTATTGAAGGAATTGATACAAGAGCACTTACAAGCCACATTCGTAAGAACGGCGCAATGCGAGCAATTATATCTACAAAAGAACTTAATGTAGAAAAGCTTGTTGAAAAAGCAAAAGCGCTTCCTTCTATGGAAGGACTCAATCTTGTAAAAGACGTTGCACCAACAGATGTATACCGATGGGATGGTGTTCGACCGCAAAAAATCCGTCTTGTAGACGGTGTTTACAGTTGGACAGGCAAAGGTCCCAAAATTGTTGTGTACGACTTTGGCATTAAATGGAACATCTTACGACTATTGCATGAACTGGGACTTGACTTACTAGTCGTTCCTCCGTCATTTACAGCAGAGCAGGTTGCATTAACTGGTGCCGATGCAGTCTTTTTATCTAACGGACCAGGTGACCCTGCGACACTTAAAGATGAAATTGCCGAAATTACTAAGCTTTGCGACATGATGCCTGTTGGCGGTATTTGCCTTGGACATCAGCTACTTGGACACGCATTAGGTGGCACAACATCCAAACTTAAATTTGGGCATCACGGCTGTAACCATCCTGTTAAGGATTTGACAACTGGGCGCATTGAAATTTCTTCGCAGAACCACGGATTCTGTGTTGAACTGGATAGTGACGATGTGGAAATTACTCACATCAACCTCAACGATAATACAGTTGAAGGCATTGCACATAAAGTTAAGAGTATTATTTCTGTGCAACACCATCCAGAAGCTTGTCCGGGACCTAATGACAGTCACTACTTCTTCAAACGATTCAGTGACATGGTTAAAGAAAGTCTCAACAAGTAG
- a CDS encoding tetratricopeptide repeat protein gives MSAELTRARTQLSNVRTYLKQAKIQMAAQALHDGIIAYLKYPLMKAEKQEFLRLLEDSTMYLAAAPKLKEVFPIALIFKEGEERQLVQTLKELLVELQKNVTDEAQQMLEALERQKQLELEKGQMLLDTAQHENAVTVFNALLTRFSEDADLKSDVAERYIRAGMYSEAFTLLAEAIELSPENIRYYNSIGMALRKMGKYDVAEKYFAKAVKVAGQDPHLFFNLGRVYVDWEKWDKCAKSALMALKLDPEFKEAEKMLAFAKKRMA, from the coding sequence ATGTCTGCTGAACTGACTAGAGCTCGTACTCAGCTAAGCAATGTTCGTACGTACTTGAAACAAGCAAAAATTCAGATGGCCGCTCAGGCACTGCATGACGGGATAATTGCTTACTTAAAATATCCGTTAATGAAGGCTGAAAAGCAGGAATTTTTACGCTTACTTGAAGACAGTACAATGTATTTGGCTGCAGCTCCTAAACTTAAAGAAGTTTTTCCCATCGCACTTATCTTTAAAGAAGGTGAAGAGCGACAGCTGGTTCAAACACTGAAGGAGCTACTTGTCGAGCTTCAAAAGAATGTAACTGACGAAGCTCAGCAAATGCTCGAAGCGCTGGAAAGACAAAAACAGCTAGAACTTGAAAAAGGGCAAATGCTTCTTGATACAGCACAACATGAAAATGCTGTTACTGTATTCAATGCCTTACTCACAAGATTTTCAGAAGATGCAGACCTTAAAAGTGACGTTGCAGAACGCTACATTCGTGCTGGTATGTACAGTGAAGCATTCACTCTGCTTGCTGAAGCAATTGAACTTTCTCCGGAAAACATCCGTTATTACAACAGTATTGGAATGGCGCTCCGGAAAATGGGTAAATACGATGTAGCAGAAAAATATTTTGCTAAAGCCGTAAAGGTCGCCGGACAAGACCCGCATCTCTTCTTTAATCTTGGACGAGTCTACGTAGACTGGGAAAAATGGGATAAATGCGCAAAGTCAGCCCTTATGGCGCTGAAGCTTGATCCCGAATTTAAAGAAGCAGAAAAAATGCTCGCATTCGCAAAAAAACGTATGGCATAA
- a CDS encoding sulfite exporter TauE/SafE family protein, protein MLKNVTRLFTMLSLWVSAAIFASPVGAFAAEAVTAGAPAGGNHVWWFWPLILLVFCFVLGVIAVLAGVGGGVLYVPLVSGFFPFHIDFVRGAGLMVALAGALAAGPGLLKRNLASLRLALPMALIASACAVVGAMLGLYLSQLDPRYVQTALGATIMGISILLLCSKNSEYPVVTKQDAISHALGIEGLYQDQATGKEFEWKTHRTFTGLLLFVVIGVMAGMFGLGAGWANIPVLNLLMGAPLKVSVATSKFLLSITDTSAAWVYMNQGAVIPLIAIPSIIGLMLGSLVGVRLLAVAKASFIRYMVIGVLFFAGFKALDKGLGLGILG, encoded by the coding sequence ATGCTTAAAAACGTTACTAGACTTTTCACTATGCTATCCCTCTGGGTTAGCGCAGCAATTTTTGCATCTCCTGTAGGTGCTTTTGCTGCTGAAGCGGTTACGGCAGGTGCTCCTGCCGGCGGCAATCATGTATGGTGGTTTTGGCCACTTATCTTACTAGTTTTTTGTTTTGTACTTGGTGTGATCGCGGTTCTTGCTGGTGTTGGTGGCGGCGTATTGTACGTACCACTGGTATCCGGTTTCTTCCCGTTCCACATCGACTTTGTACGTGGTGCAGGTCTTATGGTTGCGCTTGCAGGTGCCCTTGCTGCGGGCCCTGGTCTTTTAAAGCGTAACCTTGCAAGTCTCCGCCTTGCACTGCCTATGGCTCTTATTGCGTCAGCCTGTGCTGTCGTGGGTGCTATGCTTGGTTTATACCTCTCACAGCTCGACCCACGATATGTTCAGACTGCACTCGGTGCGACCATTATGGGTATCTCAATTCTGTTGCTTTGTTCTAAAAACTCAGAATACCCGGTTGTCACAAAACAGGACGCAATCAGTCATGCGCTTGGTATTGAAGGTCTCTATCAAGATCAGGCAACAGGAAAAGAATTTGAATGGAAAACTCACCGCACCTTTACCGGTCTGCTGTTATTCGTCGTAATCGGCGTCATGGCAGGCATGTTCGGACTTGGCGCAGGTTGGGCTAACATCCCTGTTCTCAACCTCCTTATGGGCGCTCCACTGAAAGTCTCTGTAGCAACATCCAAGTTCTTACTCTCCATCACAGATACCTCTGCGGCATGGGTGTACATGAACCAGGGTGCGGTTATTCCACTGATCGCTATCCCTTCCATTATCGGCCTGATGCTTGGCTCTCTCGTGGGCGTACGCCTGCTTGCTGTCGCAAAAGCCTCTTTCATCCGTTATATGGTAATCGGCGTTCTCTTCTTTGCTGGTTTCAAGGCTCTTGATAAAGGCCTTGGACTCGGTATCCTGGGTTAA